A window of Oncorhynchus tshawytscha isolate Ot180627B linkage group LG10, Otsh_v2.0, whole genome shotgun sequence contains these coding sequences:
- the LOC112260651 gene encoding aquaporin FA-CHIP — MREFKSKAFWRAVLAELVGMTMFIFLSISAAIGNSNNTAPDQEVKVSLTFGLAIATLAQSLGHISGAHLNPAVTLGMLASCQISVFKGMMYIVAQMLGSTLASAIVYGTRPEANTALGVNALNGVSASQGVGIELLATFQLVLCVIAVTDKRRRDITGSAPLAIGLSVALGHLAAISYTGCGINPARSFGPALIMNDYTNHWVYWVGPMSGGVAAALVYDFLLYPKSEDFPERMKVLVSGPVGDYNVNGEETAAVEMSSTK; from the exons ATGAGAGAGTTCAAGAGCAAGGCATTCTGGAGGGCTGTACTAGCTGAGCTTGTTGGGATGACCATGTTCATATTTCTCAGCATCTCAGCTGCTATTGGGAACTCAAACAACACCGCTCCTGACCAGGAGGTGAAGGTTTCTCTGACCTTTGGTCTGGCCATCGCCACGCTGGCCCAGAGTTTGGGCCACATCAGTGGAGCCCACCTGAACCCAGCTGTGACACTGGGCATGCTGGCCAGCTGCCAGATCAGTGTGTTCAAGGGGATGATGTACATAGTGGCTCAGATGCTGGGCTCTACTCTGGCCAGTGCTATTGTCTATGGAACCCGGCCAGAGGCAAATACTGCACTGGGGGTCAATGCT CTAAATGGTGTCAGTGCCAGCCAAGGCGTTGGCATCGAGCTCCTGGCTACCTTCCAGCTGGTCCTGTGTGTCATAGCAGTAACTGATAAAAGGCGGCGTGATATCACCGGCTCTGCCCCCCTGGCCATCGGGCTCTCTGTCGCTCTGGGACACTTGGCAGCC ATCAGCTACACAGGCTGTGGTATCAACCCAGCCCGATCCTTTGGACCAGCTTTGATCATGAATGATTATACAAATCACTGG GTGTACTGGGTGGGGCCAATGAGTGGAGGTGTGGCAGCTGCTCTGGTCTATGACTTCCTCCTGTACCCCAAATCTGAGGACTTCCCTGAACGTATGAAGGTCCTTGTTAGTGGCCCGGTGGGAGACTATAATGTTAATGGAGAGGAGACTGCAGCTGTGGAAATGTCATCAACAAAGTAG
- the LOC112260652 gene encoding aquaporin-1: MGELRNWAFWRAVLAELIGMILFIFIGISSAIGNNHNSSPDQEVKVALAFGLAIATLAQSLGHISGAHLNPAITLGLLVSCQISVFKAVFYILAQMLGAVVASAIVYGVKPTDIDALGVNHLNKISVGQGFVIELLTTFQLVLCVIAVTDKRRGDVTGSAPLAIGLSVGLGHLAAISFTGCGINPARSFGPAVISDYFGDHWVYWLGPMCGGVAAALIYDFLLYPRSDDFSQRWSVLVSGPDRENDAPNCA; the protein is encoded by the exons ATGGGAGAACTCAGAAATTGGGCGTTTTGGCGGGCTGTTCTAGCAGAGTTGATTGGTATGATCCTCTTCATATTCATTGGTATATCTTCTGCTATCGGGAATAACCATAACTCCAGCCCTGACCAGGAGGTTAAAGTAGCGTTAGCCTTTGGTCTGGCCATCGCCACGCTGGCCCAGAGTTTGGGCCACATCAGTGGAGCCCACCTGAACCCAGCCATCACCCTAGGTCTGCTGGTCAGCTGCCAGATCAGTGTGTTCAAGGCAGTGTTCTACATCCTGGCTCAGATGCTGGGAGCTGTAGTAGCTAGTGCCATAGTGTATGGAGTCAAGCCGACAGACATTGATGCACTGGGAGTTAATCAC CTGAATAAAATAAGTGTAGGACAAGGGTTTGTCATCGAGCTCCTGACCACCTTCCAGCTGGTCCTATGTGTCATAGCAGTGACTGATAAAAGGCGTGGGGATGTCACCGGTTCTGCCCCTCTAGCCATCGGGCTCTCTGTTGGCCTGGGACATCTTGCAGCA ATCAGTTTCACTGGATGTGGCATTAATCCTGCTCGCTCATTTGGGCCAGCTGTAATCTCCGACTACTTTGGTGACCATTGG GTGTACTGGCTGGGGCCGATGTGTGGAGGTGTAGCAGCAGCCCTTATCTATGACTTCCTCCTGTATCCTAGAAGTGATGACTTCAGTCAGCGGTGGAGTGTTCTGGTCAGTGGGCCAGACAGGGAGAATGATGCCCCAAATTGTGCTTAA